From the Pseudomonadota bacterium genome, the window TCGGCAAGTTTTCTTATCAAATATTTTGACAAGTTCATAAATTAACCCTCTTCAAATGGTTGATCCTCTTCTTAATATACCGGCAAATGAGCGGATATACAGGAGGAATCTCTGGTCTCAAATATGATTTTCTGCTAAAGGTTCAAATCATGCCATCCTATAAACACATCGGTTTATCTGTGGTTGGCTAATAATCGCACAAAAAACCTCTCGTCTTCTTTTAATTTGATAAAGCCTATATTTTTGAGATTTAAATGATGACAAATATAAAAGTAACTCATTTCAATACACATGATATTGAAGGTGGCGCTGCCCGAGCGGTGTTCAGGCTCCACACTGGTTTATTATCTCAAGGCCTTGACTCAAAAGTGTTTGTACTGAACAAACACAGCGATGATTCACATGTTATTCAATTCAACTATAAGGTCCCGGAAAAGCTCACGACACGCCTCAGACAATTTCTTTTTTTCAGACAGATTCTTTGGGATTTTTCAAAATATAAGAGATCAAGACCTCATGGGTTGGAACCCTTTAGCGATGATCGAACAGTCTTCAAAGAGTACATCACGGACCAGATGCCGGTGTCTGATATTGTCAATCTGCACTGGATTGGAGATTTTATCAGCATTGCCGATTTTTTTCGACTGTATCAAAAACCTGTCGTCTGGACCCTGCACGATATGAATGCCTTCACGGGCGGATGTCATTACACCATCAACTGCGATAGATTCACAGCGGAATGCGGGCACTGCCCGCAATTGGGTTCTTCCCGGCAAAATGATTTATCACGTCAGGTATGGCACAGAAAGAAAAATGCATACTCCCGAATTAAAGCAAACAACCTGCACATTGTCACTCTTTGTAACTGGATGGGAAAGGAGGTTGCCCGAAGCCCTCTTATGAAGGACTTCCCTCTTTCAATTATTCCCAACGGCATTGATCATCACGTTTTCAAGCCTAGAGACAAGAACCTGGCACGCACCCTGCTCGGTATTGACGTAACAGCAAAGGTCATTTTTTTTATTGCTGAATCTGTTACGAATGAAAGGAAGGGCCTCTCTTTCTTGTTAAATTCCCTGGCTTTGTTGCAAAAAGATAAAAGCATCGTATTAATTTCTGCCGGCAAGGGCAAACCAGACATCCCTTCCTCAATATCGCATATTCATGTCGGCAACATCAGTAATGATATTATTTTATCCCATCTCTACAGTGCCGCAGATGTTTTTGTTATCCCCTCATTGCAGGACAATTTACCCAATACTGTTCTCGAAGCCATGGCATGCGGTTCGCCGGTAGTAGGTTTTGATACTGGAGGAATTCCGGACATGGTCCGCCCCGGCGAGACTGGTTACCTGGCTCCCGTTTCTGATGTGGGGGCTCTTGGTGAAGCTATCTCCTGCATGTTGTCCGACTCTCAAAAACGTGCCGCCATGTCAAAAAAATGCCGAGAAACAGTGGAGAATGAGTACACCTTGGAAATTCAGGCACGGAGATATAAGTCTCTGTATAATCGCCTGTACAAGGAAAATGTTGAAACAAAGAAGTACTGAACAATATAAGACCACTATATCCCACTACTCTCTCCTGCCACTTTTAAACCTCACCTCTACATTCTTCACCCTGCCCCCACAAACAACTCCTTGATTTCAATTACAAATTCATGCTAGTATCGCATCTTTCGCTTGCTACACAGCACAATATTATCAATGCAAAGAGAAACTACACGCGATGACCAATCATCCCCATCTTGCCGGATTAGCCAAGAAAATATCCAATCAATCCCTGACCCTTGGAATTATTGGCCTTGGCTATGTTGGACTGCCATTGAGTCTTACTTTTCTACGAAAAGGGGTAAAGGTCATCGGTTTTGATCTGGACCAGACCAAAATCGCTAAACTCGCAGCAGGTAAAAGCTACATAAAACACATCCCCTCAACCGAACTGGCAGAGCACGTTACTTCCGGCAGATTTTCCGCCACCAACGATTTCAGCAGACTGAATGAACCTGACGGCCTCCTGATTTGCGTGCCGACACCGCTCACCGCCAGCCGTGAGCCTAATCTTGAATTTATTAAAGATACCGGGAAGACAATTTCCAAAGCCCTTCGCCCGGGGCAACTGATAATTTTGGAATCCACCACCTACCCGGGAACAACCGTTGAAGTCCTCCAGCCAATCCTCGAAAAAAGCGGGCGGAAAGCAGGTGTTGATTTCGCCCTGGCCTTTTCGCCGGAAAGAGAAGACCCCGGCAACCCTGATTTCGGCACTGCTGATATCGCCAAGGTTGTCGGTGGCATCGACCCCGCTTCTCTTCAACTGGCCAGCGATCTATACAGGATTGTCATGACCAGAGTGGTCCCCGTCTCTTCCACACAAGCCGCAGAACTCACCAAGCTTCTGGAGAATATCTTCCGTAGCGTCAACATAGCATTGGTGAATGAGATGAAAATACTGTGCCTGCGAATGGGAATCGATATTTTCGAAGTAATAAATGCTGCAGCAACCAAGCCCTTCGGCTACATGCCCTTTTACCCTGGGCCCGGACTCGGAGGCCACTGCATTCCAATCGACCCATTCTATCTCACCTCCAAAGCACGGGAGTATGATATCCCGACCAAATTTATCGAACTTGCAGGCGAAATCAACACCGCTATGCCGAACTTCGTGGTACAGCGGGTTATGGATGCATTGAACGAACACGGCAAGGCCCTGAAAGGGGCAAGAGTCCTGATCCTCGGTGCAGCATACAAAAAAGATGTTGATGATGATCGGGAATCGCCATCTTACAAGCTGATGGAGATTCTGCAAAATAAAGGTGCGGTCATCAGCTATAACGACCCACACATCCCCAAACTCCGTGCCACTCGTAAATACAATTTCAATTTGACCAGCACGGCTCTTTCTGCCGAAAACATTATCGGTGCCGATTGTGTATTGGTTGCTACCAACCACTCCGCATACGACTACAACTTTATCTTTGATCACGCTCGCCTGATCGTTGACACCCGAAATGTCTTTGCCGGCAAGGAAACCGGCAACAAACTCTTTGTGGCCTGAATATGAAGAATCGGAAAATGAAAGTACTGGTTACCGGTGGAGCCGGATATATCGGCAGCCACACCTGCCTTGAACTCCTTGCAGAGGGACACGAGGTTGTAGTTGTCGACAACCTCGTCAACTCCAGTGAGGAATCATTAAAAAGGGTCCAGGAAATTAACGGTCAAGTGTTGGAGTTTCACCAGATTGATCTCAATGACAAACCTGCCCTAACAGATATCCTCGCCGACTCAGGAATCAACACGGTTATTCACTTCGCAGGTCTGAAAGCAGTCGGGGAGTCAGTTCAAATCCCCCTACGCTATTACCAGAACAACCTCTCGACCACTTTGGTTCTCTGCGAAGTAATGGCTGCAACCGGAATCAAGAATATTGTTTTCAGTTCTTCTGCCACAGTATATGGTGATCCGGCATCTCTCCCGATCACCGAGGATTTCCCAGTCTCAGTTACCAACCCATACGGCCGCTGCAAGCTGATGATAGAAGAGATTCTTCGCGACCTCAATATTGCCGACCCGTCCCTCAACGTGGCCTTGCTCAGATATTTCAACCCGGTGGGCGCCCACAAAAGTGGCAGGATAGGCGAAAATCCAAAGGGTATCCCTAATAATCTCATGCCGTTTATCAGTCAGGTCGCGGTTGGCAAACTGCAGGAATTGCTGGTCTTCGGCAACGACTACCCAACCCCGGATGGCACTGGTGTCCGGGATTATGTCCATGTGGTTGATCTTGCCCGAGGCCATTTAAAAGCCTTGGAAAAGCTCCAGGAAAATCCCGGGGTGATCACTTACAATCTGGGAACCGGGCGTGGATATTCAGTCCTTGAAATGGTTCATGCATTTGCCAAAACATCCGGCTGCGAAATTCCTTACCGTATCGTGCCGCGCCGGGCTGGTGATGTCGCCAGTGTTTATGGAGACTCAAGCCTTGCCAAAAAAGAACTCGGCTGGCAAGCGGAACTGGGCCTTGATGAAATGTGTGCAGACACCTGGCGGTGGCAATCAAAAAATCCCGATGGGTACTCATCTTGATCCTGGTCGGTATCTGATAAAATTCAAGTCGGATTTGAGATAGAAAACCATATACGTTTATGGTAAAACATCCCTCACTTTTTAATATAGCGTTCACTAGAGATTCCATAACAGGAGATAGGCATGGCGAAAAAAACGGCGTTAATCACCGGAGTCACCGGCCAGGACGGGGCATATCTTGCCGAATTCCTGCTGGACAAGGGATATGAGGTGCATGGCCTGAAGCGCCGGACGTCTCTGTTCAACACCGACCGGATCGATCATCTCTACCAGGACCCGCATGAGAAAAACAAAAGATTCTTTCTCCATCATGGAGACCTGACCGACTCTTCCAGCCTGATCCATATTATCGCAAAAATCCAGCCGGACGAGATATACAACCTGGCCGCCCAGTCCCATGTTGCCGTTTCCTTTGAAGAGCCTGAATACACGGCCAACTCCGATGCATTAGGCGCCTTACGCCTGCTGGAAGCGATCCGAATCCTCGGCCTGGCCGGCAAAACGAAATTCTATCAGGCCTCCACTTCCGAGCTGTTCGGAAAGGTGCAGGAGATTCCCCAAACCGAAAAGACCCCTTTTTATCCCCGCTCGCCTTACGCAGTTGCCAAACTCTATTCATACTGGATCGTTATCAACTACCGTGAGGCATACAATATTTTTGCCTGCAATGGCATTCTCTTCAACCATGAATCACCGGTCCGGGGCGAAACCTTTGTAACCCGCAAGATCACCCGCGCCCTGGCACGAATCAGCCTGGGCCTGCAGGACTGCGTTTACCTGGGAAACCTGGATGCAAAAAGAGACTGGGGCCACGCCAGGGATTATGTTGAGATGCAGTGGCTGATGCTCCAGCAGGAAAAACCTGATGATTTTGTAATCGCCTCCGGGAAACAGTACTCGGTCAGAGAGTTTGTCGATCATGCGGCAAAAGAGATCGGCATCACTTTAAGCTGGCAGGGAAAAGGAGTTGACGAAATCGGAACCATCACCGCTCTTGATCAAAAAAGAACGCCCGATGCAAACGGCAGAACCCCTCGCGTTGGAGATGTGATTGTCCGGGTTGACAAACGTTACTTCCGGCCGACCGAAGTTGAAACGTTACTGGGCGATCCTTCCAAGGCCAAAAAAAAGCTGGGCTGGGAAACAAAAACAACGTTTGCGGAGCTGGTGAAGGAAATGATCGAGGCGGACCTGGAAACCGCCAAAAAAGATGAGCTCTGCAAAACTCACGGTTTTAAAACCATGGATTTTCATGAGTAAAAAATCATGTCATATCATACAAAATACTCTTTGCCCCTCTCAGTGAATGCAAAAATTTACGTGGCCGGTCACCGTGGCCTGGTCGGCTCGGCCATGGTCCGCGAACTGGAAAAGAATGGCTTTTCCAACCTGATCACCAGAACCCGCTCCGAACTGGATCTGCTCAACCAGGAGCAGGTCGACACCTTCTTTGCTGAGATCCGTCCTGAGTTTGTTATAGACGCTGCGGCTAAAGTGGGAGGGATTTATGCCAATAACACCTATCCGGCAGACTTCATTTACGAGAACCTGAAAATCCAGAACAACATTATCCATGCCAGCCACGTAAATAATGTCAACAGACTGCTGTTTCTCGGCAGCTCCTGCATCTATCCGAAGCTGGCGCCCCAACCCATGAAGGAGGAATACCTCCTGACCGGGCCTCTTGAAGCGACCAACGATGCCTATGCTCTCGCCAAAATTGCCGGGATCAAGATGTGCGAGTCCTACAACCGGCAATATCACACCAGGTTCTTATCGGTCATGCCGACCAACCTCTACGGTCCGGGAGACAATTTCGACCTGGAAAACTCCCATGTCCTCCCGGCCCTGATCAGGAAGTTCCATGAGGCAAAAATCAGCGGGGAGAAAACGGTTACGGTCTGGGGCACGGGAAAAGCCCGCCGCGAATTCCTGCATGTCGATGATATGGCGAGAGGATGTATCCATCTTCTGGGGCTTGAAGAAGAAAAATTCACCGAGCTGATCACCCACCTCAAACCGACCATCATCAATCTCGGCACCGGAAAGGACACCACGATCCGGGACCTCGCTGAAACGGTTCAGAAGGTGGTTGGTTTTCAGGGGGAAATAGTCTTTGACCCCGGCAAGCCGGACGGGACACCCCAAAAGCTGCTCGACATCTCAAGAATATCCGCTCTTGGCTGGCAACCGGAAATACCCCTTGAGCAGGGGATCAAATCAACTTATGAGTGGTTTCTCGCCTCTCCGGAACTGAGGCTCTGATCAGAATCGAAAATAGTTGACCGCAGGCAAAATGGAACGCTTTCCCCACGACTCGATGTCTTATACTTTATGCGATCTCCCGCAGGAAGCTGCAACATAGCACCCCTAGTTCCAGGTAAGAATCTCAAGCCAGCGCCTGTAGGAATAAACCGGGTCGGTCATCCCGGTCAACTCAATACCCAGTCTGGCTTTCTTTCTTTCCCCACTCTCTTCATTCCTGCGCCAGCAGACAAAACCCACAACCTTGAGGGGTGGTTCATCGTCAAACACCCTGATCCTTACATCAACCGTATCGCCTTCACCCGGGACATCCTTGCTGTCGATCAGGATACCAAGCCCCCTGAGGGAAATATCGCTGGTCCGTCCGCTGAAAAGCCGGGCTCTGCCGCTGCTGTCACAATGGCGGCCAACAAAATCGTAGATCTGTTTCTTTCTGTCAAAACGACGACTGTCTTTGACCGGTTCTATCTCCACAGACACCTCCCGATGCACCTTTTCTCCTTCTCTACTATAGGATCGCTAAAAACCGTTTGTAAAGCATAAAAAAATCTGTTCTCCTGCTCAATATGACCCGCTCCCGCAAGCATATTTTTCGGCTCACGATTTTAATCGCCGCCCTCACGGCGACGTTCCTGCTCACCCATTTTCTGCAACGGTATGTAGAAATCGGCCAAGAACTTCTCACCAACCATGATTTCAGCAGCAACCTTGAGGCATGGAAAACCAGACCGGCGGGCACCGGAGCCATTAACCTTGAAAGCGGCAATATCCTGCATCTGAGTTCTGAAGATACCGACAACTTCATCTCCATCTGGCAGGATCTCCCCCCACAACCTGTTGACTCCCTCCTGAAGCTCTCGGCATATATAAAAGTCCAGGATGTCGTCCAAGGCCCGAAGGGTTGGCACAAGGCACGCCTGATTCTCGATCGCCGAGACAGTTCCGGGAAAGGACAGAAACTGCCTCATCATGCGGCGTCACTGGATGGTACGGCAGGCTGGAAACTCTATGAAGAGGTCTTCCGAATGGCTCCGGATACTGCAAAAATGTCGGTTAAAGCCGAGCTGGCAAGATCTTCCGGCAACATGTGGGTCCGCAAACCGGGCCTGAAACAGGTTTCGATAAGCCCCCTCTTCACCGCGATCAGGCCGCTCGTTTTCATCCTCTGGGCATTTGTCCTTGCCTGGATGTTCCATCCGTATTTTACGGGTAAACCGGGCGTGATTGCATCGACCGCCACCCTGCTCGTTCTGTCGGCCATTCTCGCCGGGACACTTGCCCCTGCCGTTTCAAAGACCCAACTTCAGGGAACGGGCAAGGAAGTGCTGATATCCATCGGTTCGAAAATCGACATGATCGGCAAAAACCTGGAAGAGCCCGGAGAAGAACATCCCTATGACGTGTATATCAAAAGAACTGAGATCGGCAAGATCGGCCATTTTCTGTTGTTCGGAGTTTTTTCTTTCCTGCTGTTCACCTGCGGAAAAACCATCCCCGTCGCCACCATTCTGGCAGACGCCGGGATCCTGGCCGGCACCACAGAACTCCTCCAATTCTTTACCGAAGGAAGAACTCCGAAACTCTATGACTTCGGTATTGATCTGGGCGGGATCCTGACCGGCCTGCTGATTTTCTTTTTGTTGTTCAGAAACAAG encodes:
- a CDS encoding glycosyltransferase family 4 protein produces the protein MMTNIKVTHFNTHDIEGGAARAVFRLHTGLLSQGLDSKVFVLNKHSDDSHVIQFNYKVPEKLTTRLRQFLFFRQILWDFSKYKRSRPHGLEPFSDDRTVFKEYITDQMPVSDIVNLHWIGDFISIADFFRLYQKPVVWTLHDMNAFTGGCHYTINCDRFTAECGHCPQLGSSRQNDLSRQVWHRKKNAYSRIKANNLHIVTLCNWMGKEVARSPLMKDFPLSIIPNGIDHHVFKPRDKNLARTLLGIDVTAKVIFFIAESVTNERKGLSFLLNSLALLQKDKSIVLISAGKGKPDIPSSISHIHVGNISNDIILSHLYSAADVFVIPSLQDNLPNTVLEAMACGSPVVGFDTGGIPDMVRPGETGYLAPVSDVGALGEAISCMLSDSQKRAAMSKKCRETVENEYTLEIQARRYKSLYNRLYKENVETKKY
- a CDS encoding nucleotide sugar dehydrogenase — translated: MTNHPHLAGLAKKISNQSLTLGIIGLGYVGLPLSLTFLRKGVKVIGFDLDQTKIAKLAAGKSYIKHIPSTELAEHVTSGRFSATNDFSRLNEPDGLLICVPTPLTASREPNLEFIKDTGKTISKALRPGQLIILESTTYPGTTVEVLQPILEKSGRKAGVDFALAFSPEREDPGNPDFGTADIAKVVGGIDPASLQLASDLYRIVMTRVVPVSSTQAAELTKLLENIFRSVNIALVNEMKILCLRMGIDIFEVINAAATKPFGYMPFYPGPGLGGHCIPIDPFYLTSKAREYDIPTKFIELAGEINTAMPNFVVQRVMDALNEHGKALKGARVLILGAAYKKDVDDDRESPSYKLMEILQNKGAVISYNDPHIPKLRATRKYNFNLTSTALSAENIIGADCVLVATNHSAYDYNFIFDHARLIVDTRNVFAGKETGNKLFVA
- the galE gene encoding UDP-glucose 4-epimerase GalE; protein product: MKVLVTGGAGYIGSHTCLELLAEGHEVVVVDNLVNSSEESLKRVQEINGQVLEFHQIDLNDKPALTDILADSGINTVIHFAGLKAVGESVQIPLRYYQNNLSTTLVLCEVMAATGIKNIVFSSSATVYGDPASLPITEDFPVSVTNPYGRCKLMIEEILRDLNIADPSLNVALLRYFNPVGAHKSGRIGENPKGIPNNLMPFISQVAVGKLQELLVFGNDYPTPDGTGVRDYVHVVDLARGHLKALEKLQENPGVITYNLGTGRGYSVLEMVHAFAKTSGCEIPYRIVPRRAGDVASVYGDSSLAKKELGWQAELGLDEMCADTWRWQSKNPDGYSS
- the gmd gene encoding GDP-mannose 4,6-dehydratase, which translates into the protein MAKKTALITGVTGQDGAYLAEFLLDKGYEVHGLKRRTSLFNTDRIDHLYQDPHEKNKRFFLHHGDLTDSSSLIHIIAKIQPDEIYNLAAQSHVAVSFEEPEYTANSDALGALRLLEAIRILGLAGKTKFYQASTSELFGKVQEIPQTEKTPFYPRSPYAVAKLYSYWIVINYREAYNIFACNGILFNHESPVRGETFVTRKITRALARISLGLQDCVYLGNLDAKRDWGHARDYVEMQWLMLQQEKPDDFVIASGKQYSVREFVDHAAKEIGITLSWQGKGVDEIGTITALDQKRTPDANGRTPRVGDVIVRVDKRYFRPTEVETLLGDPSKAKKKLGWETKTTFAELVKEMIEADLETAKKDELCKTHGFKTMDFHE
- a CDS encoding GDP-L-fucose synthase, encoding MSYHTKYSLPLSVNAKIYVAGHRGLVGSAMVRELEKNGFSNLITRTRSELDLLNQEQVDTFFAEIRPEFVIDAAAKVGGIYANNTYPADFIYENLKIQNNIIHASHVNNVNRLLFLGSSCIYPKLAPQPMKEEYLLTGPLEATNDAYALAKIAGIKMCESYNRQYHTRFLSVMPTNLYGPGDNFDLENSHVLPALIRKFHEAKISGEKTVTVWGTGKARREFLHVDDMARGCIHLLGLEEEKFTELITHLKPTIINLGTGKDTTIRDLAETVQKVVGFQGEIVFDPGKPDGTPQKLLDISRISALGWQPEIPLEQGIKSTYEWFLASPELRL
- a CDS encoding PilZ domain-containing protein, producing the protein MEIEPVKDSRRFDRKKQIYDFVGRHCDSSGRARLFSGRTSDISLRGLGILIDSKDVPGEGDTVDVRIRVFDDEPPLKVVGFVCWRRNEESGERKKARLGIELTGMTDPVYSYRRWLEILTWN
- a CDS encoding VanZ family protein; the encoded protein is MTRSRKHIFRLTILIAALTATFLLTHFLQRYVEIGQELLTNHDFSSNLEAWKTRPAGTGAINLESGNILHLSSEDTDNFISIWQDLPPQPVDSLLKLSAYIKVQDVVQGPKGWHKARLILDRRDSSGKGQKLPHHAASLDGTAGWKLYEEVFRMAPDTAKMSVKAELARSSGNMWVRKPGLKQVSISPLFTAIRPLVFILWAFVLAWMFHPYFTGKPGVIASTATLLVLSAILAGTLAPAVSKTQLQGTGKEVLISIGSKIDMIGKNLEEPGEEHPYDVYIKRTEIGKIGHFLLFGVFSFLLFTCGKTIPVATILADAGILAGTTELLQFFTEGRTPKLYDFGIDLGGILTGLLIFFLLFRNKRRSNWQLELPADI